Below is a window of Mycobacterium sp. 050128 DNA.
TCGTCACTCGTGCAGCCGCGCATCGTTTCGGAGTAGATGGCGTAGAGCCGATCGACCAGTGCGGCTCGCTGCCCGGGCTGCAGCGATTGCGATCGCAGGTACCGCCTGCGGACGATCGCTTTGGCCGCGGTGGGGGGCTGCGGAGTGCTGGGAGCCATGACGTGCGCGCAATCGATCTGGCCCGGCGGTGCCGTGGCACACGACTCAATAGCATGCGAACTCGCGCTGCGCATGGAAACTCCTATTCGGATTTAAAAAAGGCGGACAAGTGAGGGGTTTGCTCGCCCGCGCTAGGAATCCTTGCATTAGGCGCGAAGGTTTGCAACTGATAATTCTTGGTGAATTCACGTCGTCGCGTTAATGAAGTCGGCGGCGGAATGCGCTTGCATCGGCCTTCGTCGCGGCCGCGGCCACGACGGCTTGAAAACCGTTTATTGCCAGCTGAATTTAGATAACGGGCATCGACGTGGCCCGGCGCGCGGCATCCTCGAGCCCGATGATTAGCCCGTTAAACTACTTGTCGATCGTTGGTAACCGGGTATTCCGCTGGTATTGCCCTGAGTGGCTGCGAATTCTCGCTGTTGTACGTAGATTGAACAGGTTAGCTATTCATGTGTATTGCGCCGTATTGCGATTATTCGGTGAAGCGCGGATAGCCATTTTTGTTTCGGCGAAGTAGCGCGGTCATCACAGCCCGCCCCGGAGCACCGGGCGCGTCCCCCGTCGTCGGGCGAGCCGCGAAATGCTACGCTGCCCGACAGTCGACATCCTTTAACGATCCGTCCGGAGAGGCGGAGAAGGAGGTCAGGGTTTCGCATGAGTGCCGCGGGTGATTCCGCATCCGGCCGCGAATTGATGTCGGCGGCCGACGTCGGCCGAACGATTTCCCGTATCGCCCATCAGATCATCGAAAAGACCGCGCTCGATGGTCCCGACGCGCCACGCGTGGTGCTGTTGGGTATCCCGACCCGCGGGGTGACTCTGGCCGCGCGGCTGGCCGCCAACATCGGTGAATTCTGCGGCGTCGACGTCGGTCATGGCGCGCTCGACATCACTTTGTACCGTGACGATTTGATGACCAAGCCGCCCCGGCCGCTGGAGGTCACCTCGATCCCCGCCGGCGGCATCGACGACGCACTCGTGATTCTCGTCGACGACGTGTTGTATTCCGGTCGCTCGGTGCGCTCCGCGCTCGACGCGCTGCGCGACGTGGGCAGACCGCGAGCCGTACAACTGGCGGTCCTGGTCGACCGCGGCCACCGCGAGCTGCCGGTGCGCGCCGACTACGTGGGTAAGAACGTGCCGACCGCGCGCAACGAGAGCGTGCACGTGCAGCTGCGCGAGCACGACGATCGCGACGGCGTCGTCATTGGGAGGGACTCCGAATGAAGCCAGAGTCATGACCAGACATCTGCTGGCCGCCGGCGACCTCAGCCGCGACGACGCCACGGCGATCCTCGACGACGCCGACCGGTTCGCCCAGGCGCTGGTCGGGCGCGAGGTCAAGAAACTCCCCACCCTGCGCGGGCGCACCGTGGTCACGATGTTCTACGAGAACTCCACCCGCACCCGGGTGTCGTTCGAGGTGGCCGGGAAGTGGATGAGCGCCGACGTGATCAACGTCAGCTCGTCCGGGTCGTCGGTGAGCAAAGGGGAGTCGTTGCGCGACACCGCATTGACGCTGCATGCGGCCGGTGCCGACGCGCTGATCATCCGGCATCCGGCCTCTGGGGCCGCGCACCTGCTGGCCGACTGGACCGCGCACTCCAACAGCGAACACGGTGGCCCATCGGTGATCAACGCCGGCGACGGCACCCACGAACATCCGACGCAGGCGCTGCTGGACGCGCTGACCATCCGCCAGCGCCTCGGCGAGATCGAGGGCCGGCGCGTGGTGATCGTGGGCGACATCCTGCACAGCCGGGTCGCGCGCTCCAACGTGATGCTGCTGGCCACGCTCGGCGCCGAGGTGGTGCTGGTGGCGCCGCCGACCCTGCTGCCGGTTGGTGTCGACGGCTGGCCGGCCACGGTGTCCTATGACTTCGACGCCGAGCTGCCCGCCGCCGACGCCGTGCTCATGCTGCGGGTGCAGGCCGAGCGGATGAACGGCGGGTTCTTCCCGTCGGTGCGCGAATATTCGGTGCGCTACGGCCTTTCGGACCGGCGCCAGGCCATGCTGCCCGGCCACGCCGTGGTGCTGCACCCCGGCCCGATGGTGCGCGGCATGGAGATCGCGTCCTCAGTCGCGGACTCGTCGCAATCCGCGGTGCTGCAACAGGTTTCCAACGGCGTGCACGTGCGGATGGCCGTGCTGTTCCACGTACTGGTGGGGGCGGAGGACATCGCGGCATGAGCGTGCTGATCCGCGGCGTGCGGCTCTACGGTGAGGGTGACCGGGTCGACGTCCTCGTCGATGACGGGCAGATCGCCGAAATCGGCCCGGGCCTGGCCATCCCCGACACCGCCGACGTGATCGATGCGACCGGCCAGGTGCTGCTGCCGGGATTCGTGGACCTACACACCCACCTGCGCGAGCCCGGCCGCGAATACGCCGAGGACATCGAAACCGGTTCAGCGGCAGCAGCTTTGGGCGGATTCACGGCGGTGTTCGCGATGGCGAACACCAAACCGGTGGCCGACAGCCCGGTGGTCACCGATCACGTCTGGCACCGCGGCCAGCAGGTCGGCCTGGTGGACGTGCACCCCGTCGGGGCGGTCACCGTCGGGCTGGCCGGCACCGAGCTCACCGAGATGGGCATGATGGCCGCCGGTGCCGCACAGGTGCGGATGTTCTCCGACGACGGCAACTGCGTGCACGATCCGCTGATCATGCGCCGCGCCCTGGAATACGCCACCGGGTTGGGCGTGCTGATCGCCCAGCATGCCGAGGAGCCGCGGTTGACCGTCGGCGCGGTGGCGCACGAGGGGCCCACCGCCGCCCGGCTCGGACTCGCGGGATGGCCCAGGGCCGCCGAGGAATCGATCGTCGCGCGTGACGCGCTGCTGGCCCGCGACGCCGGAGCTCGTGTGCACATCTGCCACGCCTCCACCGCGGGCACCGTCGAGCTGCTGAAATGGGCTAAGGGCCAAGGTATTTCAATCACCGCCGAGGTGACGCCGCATCATCTGCTGCTCGACGACACCCGGCTGGCCGGCTACGACGGGGTGAACCGGGTAAATCCGCCGCTGCGTGAGGCGTCCGACACGGTCGCGCTGCGTCACGCACTGGCCGACGGGGTAATCGACTGTGTGGCCACCGACCATGCCCCGCACGCCGAGCACGAGAAATGCTGTGAGTTCTCCGCGGCCCGCCCCGGCATGCTCGGGCTGCAGACGGCGCTGTCGGTGGTGGTGCAGACGATGGTGGCACCCGGGCTGCTCAGCTGGCGCGATGTCGCCCGGGTGATGAGTGA
It encodes the following:
- the pyrR gene encoding bifunctional pyr operon transcriptional regulator/uracil phosphoribosyltransferase PyrR gives rise to the protein MSAAGDSASGRELMSAADVGRTISRIAHQIIEKTALDGPDAPRVVLLGIPTRGVTLAARLAANIGEFCGVDVGHGALDITLYRDDLMTKPPRPLEVTSIPAGGIDDALVILVDDVLYSGRSVRSALDALRDVGRPRAVQLAVLVDRGHRELPVRADYVGKNVPTARNESVHVQLREHDDRDGVVIGRDSE
- a CDS encoding aspartate carbamoyltransferase catalytic subunit encodes the protein MTRHLLAAGDLSRDDATAILDDADRFAQALVGREVKKLPTLRGRTVVTMFYENSTRTRVSFEVAGKWMSADVINVSSSGSSVSKGESLRDTALTLHAAGADALIIRHPASGAAHLLADWTAHSNSEHGGPSVINAGDGTHEHPTQALLDALTIRQRLGEIEGRRVVIVGDILHSRVARSNVMLLATLGAEVVLVAPPTLLPVGVDGWPATVSYDFDAELPAADAVLMLRVQAERMNGGFFPSVREYSVRYGLSDRRQAMLPGHAVVLHPGPMVRGMEIASSVADSSQSAVLQQVSNGVHVRMAVLFHVLVGAEDIAA
- a CDS encoding dihydroorotase gives rise to the protein MSVLIRGVRLYGEGDRVDVLVDDGQIAEIGPGLAIPDTADVIDATGQVLLPGFVDLHTHLREPGREYAEDIETGSAAAALGGFTAVFAMANTKPVADSPVVTDHVWHRGQQVGLVDVHPVGAVTVGLAGTELTEMGMMAAGAAQVRMFSDDGNCVHDPLIMRRALEYATGLGVLIAQHAEEPRLTVGAVAHEGPTAARLGLAGWPRAAEESIVARDALLARDAGARVHICHASTAGTVELLKWAKGQGISITAEVTPHHLLLDDTRLAGYDGVNRVNPPLREASDTVALRHALADGVIDCVATDHAPHAEHEKCCEFSAARPGMLGLQTALSVVVQTMVAPGLLSWRDVARVMSENPARIVGLPDHGRPLEVGEPANLTVVDPDATWTVTGGELASRSANTPYESMTLPATVTATLLRGKLTARDGKSPA